The genomic DNA ACAGTTGACCACATCTATTCTAAAGGTGAAATTAACCTTCATGGCTCAAAATAGAGATTGAGATGAACTctcagtcttcttttttttaagtgtactGTCCCATTTCTTCTTTCAGCTGAAATCTAAACGTAGGCCTTGCTGCTCTCCATTGACCGAGCCTTTGAGTACTTCACATCATACTCGTTCTCATCTCTTGGGGGACAGGAGCTGCAAAGGAGGCCCCCGCCCAGGAACAGCAGCCCTGCCGCCCCCCAGCCAATGTAGAGCGAGGCCCCCAGCTCCCTCTTCTGAGCGCTGGTCAAGATCGGGTTGTAGAAATCCCGAATTATCGTGTTGGCAGTCCAGCAGACGGGGATGAGCACCATCAGTCCAGCGACAATGAAGGTGATTCCAGAGGCAACGGCTACTTTACTCTTCTGCCTTTCGTCTTCCACAAAGTTGGTGCACTTGCCCCCAACCACACCGAGAAGGATCCCAAAGACCCCAACGATGATGGCGATGACGGTGAGAGCTCTGGCAGCCTGCAGGTCTTGAGGTAAAGCCAGGAGCGAGTCGTAGACCTTACACTGCATCTGGCCTGTGCTCTGGGTCACACAGTTCATCCACAAACCCTCCCAGGTCACCTGAGAGGTGACAATGTTGGCACCGATGAAGGCCGTGACTTTCCACGTGGGGAGAGCGCAGATTATGATACTCCCCAGAAAGCCGATGATGGCCAGAGCTAAACCCAGCATCTGTCTCCCTGCAGACACCATGCTGAAAGTGTGGATCTCTCCAAAGGTTGTGTGCTGCTGAAAGCTGGAAGAATTTAGTCAAGTGAGAGACAAAAGAGGAGGTTTTGGTTTTTATTGCCCTCTCAGAAGACAAGCTGAAGGTGGCTTCCCACTTATAGGTTTTATGTTGTGGTCGGAGGAGGGGTTTTCTGAGCTGAAACTGGTTTGTGATGAAATGTTGTCTGACCACTTTGCTTTTACAGgacaacagagtttcagactCAAAGAAACacttgaagagaaaaaaactagAGAGAACATGAGATTTATATCAACAATCAGCATGAGCACTGGTGTTCTGTTactgtgaaaatatttttaaaacatattataAAGGCAGTGAGGTATTTATTAGATGCTGACTATGCAAAGAGGGACATACTGTACCAAGTGAATAACACTGAAACAATGTCACTGCACTATGGTAACCTCAGCTCTACTATCTGTTCCATTTTGTTCTTTATTGCTTATACATTTCTGGATTAACAAGTCATGTAACTTTTAATAAGCATAATGAAATATCTTCATAATCTGTGTGACAGTCTTAGAGAATGAATCTCAGTGAGCAGGTGTTTCTCTGTGTTGCAAAGATCAATGAAATAGTTCTGTCATCTCCACACTGACCACCGTGCCAGCTGATACCATCGGCTCTGTAACACATTAAAATATCCCCGCAGCAAAATTCCCTTTTGTCCTCTTCACTGCAGAGATGTAGAAATCTTGATGTAATCACGTGTTGTGTCACAGAAGACATTTCAAGATTAAGCGTTCTTGAACataaaacttgaaacaaaaGCACTCTGGTATCTCTGGTATTAATGTAAAAAAGACCTGGGCCAGAGTGGGACACTCTTTCAGCCCTGGAGTTTCATggctcagaccagcccactttAGTTCCCAGCCTTTTACTGGAgaattatttttgtgtgttaagatttatttttggcatttttgtgcctttatttgatgaaggaggacagtggatagagtcggaaacagggacaagagtgggggagagacacgcGGCAAAGGACCTctggccagattcgaaccccgGCCACCCACGTAAGTGGGGCATGcctcaaaccactaggccaccgtGGCCCCATCACTGTAGGGCAAGAACACACCCCTCCAAATGTACTGGAACAGTAATgtcatttcctttatttttactgtagactgaaaacatttgggtttgacatcaaaagatgaatatgagactaGAGATCAACATGtcagcttttttttcccaggtATTCACGTCTGGATCTAGTACACAAATTTGATAGCATTATTTGAAACTGAACACCAAATTATTAGGTGAGCAAAATGATTAGAACAGTTAGACCTAAAATAGACTAAAGTGAATAAGATTTTATATTTAGTAGAAATCATTTTCTTACAGTAACTGCAGCAAGCCTGTGGCCCACTGATATCACCAAAATTTTCCATTCTTCTTCTGTGACACTTTTTCAGGATTTCACtgcagttgttgtttgttttggaggGTTACTTTCTTCAGTCTTGTCTTTAGCATGTAAAATGCTCTATAGGGTTCATGTCTGGAGagtgacttggccagtctaaaaccttccacttcttgcccttgaccaactcctttgttgttttggcagtgtttTTTGGATCTCTCaaccagacaaaatatttgtCTGTGtgtcacagatgagcttgtatgtttgtgatcatgagcagatcctttctttctcaaaactttagtctttccatcactttggtaaaggttcatttttgtctcatcagtccattaAACTTTGCCCCAGAATGCCTAAAGCTCGTCTCTGTacttttttggcaaattccaacCTGATCTACCTATTCTTgatgagtggtttgcatcttctggtgtagtctctgtacttttgttcatgaagtcttctgtgaacagtagatggtgataccttcactcctgccctctggaggttgttgctaatgtcactaacagttgttttagggtctttctttacagttctcacaatgtttctgtcatcaactgatgctgttttccttggtctacccattcacatctgttactgagtacacTAGTGGTTTCTTTCACCTTCTGGGCTTTCCAGATGGTTGTACTGGCTttggccaatgtttgtgcaacgcctctgattgattttccatcttctctcagcctcacagtcgcttgtttttcacccatagacagctctctggttttcatgttgtttacacctctcaactataaatgcagtctgcacaggcaaaacccaaatctgaaacagAGCGTGGACATTCAGCATTATTTACTGTTTGAATAATCAGTCACATGTCAGTCACATGCTCTAATACTTTTGCACACATGAAAATGTGTGGGATCAAATAAAAGGTGCTATCTTCTGAGTTGCATATCAGATCCTGATGTAAATagctggaaataaaagctgaaatgttgatctattgtctcattttcatctttgatgtcaaacccaaatattttcagtctatagcaaaaataaaggaattggtcTTAGTGTCCCAATACTTTTGGTGGggagtgtattttattttggggggtggGGCTGGGAAGTTGATGAGTTAAGCCCCAAGCATAATCCCATCCTCTTTTGCTAGAACAATATAAAAGCAGTGAGCACTTAAGAAGCAGCTTTCTGCTCGATGGCGATATATCACAAGTTTCCACAGTCTGCAGTTTTGCAACTACCAATACCTTTGCTCAATACCTAGTTTAAATTTAAGTTACTggtaaaattaattaaatgtcttttttaacatgaaatgtaCCTTTAAACTGTATATTATCTCACATTTAAACAATTTACTTTCTTTGAATGACAAAATTCACTTTTCAGTTACATCACAAATCTGCCACATGACTACACAAGGGTAAACGCAGTTTTAAACACCATTTGATTTTAATACTCATGACAAAACTGGAATAAAGCTTAGGAAACAACTTCTACAGTTTCAAAGAAATATCTCAGATTGGTTAATGgtattgaaaaaaaagtaaggaaCATAACTTAACAGTGGTCTCATAGGTTAACATCATGGTTAGCATGTGGCTAAGTGCTAGCTTAAATGCTACATTCCAAATGAAACTCACAAGAGATTCAGTGACAAtccaaacaaaacatttatggctcaaaaaaaaacaaaacaaaaaaaacaatcctgTGCTACACAGTCCAGCAAAAAAATAGTTTACACCATCTTCTGACACAAATGCTGAAGAAAAATATCCTCATAACTCCATAAATGTCTTAACTCACATGTCTCAATTGTCTGATTTTCTCTGTTCATATGGTGTATTTACTTACCGTTTCCATCTAGCATGAGGTAAAATCACTACAGCCAGGTTCTACACAAAGCTCCAGTCTAAAATGACTGTGCCTGGTCTGACAACCAGTGTTGAtatcgtcgactaaaactatgagtAAAAACGTTTGTTGACAGCTGTTTTTCCATGGCAAAAACTAGATTAAGacgaacaaaaatagatctgtgatgactaaaactgacaaaaactaagtttagttttcatcaagatgactaaggCCCTGTTTCCATGACAACATTTTCAGGTAaaaacgcaaaagttttgtagcgttttggcAGTCCGTTTACATGAGAACGGCATTTTGGTGAAAacggaacaatttggaaacgggctccagagtggaagtttttccaAATGCCCCCGTCTCTATCTCCATCTcagtgtaaacagggaaaagggcactttctgaaaatgcacatgcacactATGCTGAAGCACTCGTGCTTAGCTGTGGCCGCTCGGGCCAAGCCAAGCCATCTGATGTAGTTAACTGTGATTCAGCTTGTCAAGTCACAGCTGATTTAGAAAAGGGGACACATTATTCTTGTTTGGAGGGCTATCAGTGCCAGTGTCtttagataaagtcatgctattaattttggaaattcttattttaacctttttttatcGATCATCATGATAATTACAGTCATCATCGTAGCGCAGCAGAGAAATTTCACGGCTCATactaacacaaaaaaatctttgttaGATCAGCCTTGTCATAACGTAGATATCCGCTGAGAATCATTAATCGCCTACAGACAAATTCAGTTCCAGCCTTTAATACTCGTGGATTTTCTCACGAAGTGTGGCACTACTCATAAGCGCAGCTGGAGCCTTTTTTTCAGaatgatatttatatttttctatatATCTGTTTCATGGAAATGATTTAGACTCTTCTATGTTATTAAAGGTTTAATAAGGAAACTTCAGCCCGTAGattctcctgtctcctccatcagctgcacatcagtgcacagctgatggaggagacagggcTGAAGCTTCTGTGTGAAGGCCAAAAAGATATCTGTCATCGCTTCtaaaaagcagataaaattgaaaaaggggaaGTAGAAATACTGTTCTGAAAAGGCTTCATTCTTTTGCTGCGCTAAAAGCAGGAAGCACTGCACTTTCTAAGAAAATCCACAATAAATCAAAGGCTTACTAAGGACTTACTCTCATGCACCatatatgataaaaatgttaggTATTATCAAAACCCATGAAAACCAGTACACGTGCAGTACTGTCCTTGTTGTAGAGACAGTTTCATTGTGCAGTAAATCACGTTACTACAGCGTTATTGTGTTTCCTGCGTTCTTGTGTAGatggagattgttttcaaaacacACAAGGCttaaaacgagactaaaatgtaaagtaGTTTTCACCGGACATTCAAAacccatgatatttctccacattgggtaaatctgtcaaaaaacaatgcatctatagATGGTGTGCCTCTCAGCAGTAGaaagggaccccaggtttggcagagtgtatagaacacactaccatgatttgataCCAGATTAGGACAGGAGAATAAATGctgactaaaagtaaggaataaaatgtgaggatttttttatggactaaaactagatgaAAATGCTTTTGAGTcattgtcgactaaaactaaaaagggtagaaatgactaaaatgtgactaaaactaagagaCATCTCATCCGATGACTAAGACTAagattgaaattaaaaacagctgccaaaatgaacactgctgaGAATGGACCTAACCAATTAGCGTCGAGTAGAATGAGGCAATAGctaggtggggtttagttgcactggATGCAGGTAGTAATGGCTGCTACCAGTGTAGcttttaaatacacattaacatttttacttATAACACATGAACATTTTCCATGACAACAATTTACAGAATACAAATAGACataaaaaattagattaaatcattCAGAAGTAAAATGGGAGTATTTGTGATCTTTTTGCATTCCCCTTTAACATATAGCATTCTGCTTTTAAATTGATCACagtttcaaccactttttacctccgccaaggaggttatgtaatcgggagggtttgtttgtttgtttgttaggaacataactcaaaaacttatggacagattttgatgaaattttcaggaaatggcagaaatggcataagcaagaactgattagattttgggagtgatccagatcactctcTGGATCCacaaatttttaaaggattctttactattgggagatagttctaatggcagaggtctgcgctgttaccactttacaccaggagatggcagacatgagtaacttattcaaagttttggagtttatagagtttgaaagacacacaccaggtcgaggagacgagtgggagcgtaacagagagaaagacagtgaattgtagcgagaatactcacaatgctgggaggaatagaggaatattcacacTCTGCAATGACTTTcggtcatccggtgagaccatgggtgcttctgccatgacagtccacacgtagcgaagccaatgctttgcctcactgtg from Cheilinus undulatus linkage group 12, ASM1832078v1, whole genome shotgun sequence includes the following:
- the LOC121519125 gene encoding claudin-4-like codes for the protein MVSAGRQMLGLALAIIGFLGSIIICALPTWKVTAFIGANIVTSQVTWEGLWMNCVTQSTGQMQCKVYDSLLALPQDLQAARALTVIAIIVGVFGILLGVVGGKCTNFVEDERQKSKVAVASGITFIVAGLMVLIPVCWTANTIIRDFYNPILTSAQKRELGASLYIGWGAAGLLFLGGGLLCSSCPPRDENEYDVKYSKARSMESSKAYV